The genome window GCAGCCACGCTCTCTTTCTATGCGATCGGTTGGGGCCTGATGTTTGGGGACGGGAACGGTTTTGTCGGGACCCAGGGCCTGTTTGGATTGGCCGGGGCTGACAATAGCCCGGCCAAGGAAGCTGCCTACCAGGGAGTTTACAGCGCCATTAGCTGGGCAGGTGTGCCGCTCATGGCCAAATTCTTTTTCCAGCTTGTGTTTGCGGGCACAGCAGCCACCATCGTGTCCGGGTGCGTGGCGGAACGCATCAAGTACTTCTCTTTTATTGTTTTCTCCTTTGTGATCGTGGGCCTCATCTATCCCATCGTCGGTCATTGGATTTGGGGCGGCGGATGGCTGGCTGAAAAAGGTTTTCTGGATTTTGCGGGGTCCACGCAGGTGCATTCCATTGGGGGATGGGCCGGTTTGGTAGCGATCATTGTGCTCGGCCCCCGTTACGGGAAATACGGAGCCGATGGTTCGACGCGGCCGATTCCGGGACACAATCTGCCCTTGGCCACGATCGGGGCTTTTGTGCTGTGGCTGGGATGGTTCGGTTTTAACCCGGGTTCGACCATGGCAGTGGACCCTGGGTTGATCTCTCACATTTGTGTGACCACAAATGCAGCGGCCACAACGGCAATGTTGTTGGCTACAGTGGCCTCCACGATTCTCTTGGGTAAGCCGGATCTGGGTATGAGTATTAACGGTTGTCTGGCCGGTCTGGTTGCGATCACCGCGTCCTGCGCTTTTGTCAGCGTACCGGCCGCGATCCTTATCGGAGCCATTGCCGGTGTGTTGGTGGTGGTGTCCGTGGTGGGCTTTGACCGCATGCGCATTGACGATCCGGTGGGTGCGCTTTCAGTTCACTTGGTTTGCGGTGTGTTTGGTACGCTGGCTGTGGGCATTTGGGCGCTTCCCGAACTCACCGGCGGTTCGGCCGGCCTCTTTGCGGGCGGCGGTTTTGCTTTGCTGGGTACGCAGTTCCTGGGTGTGGTTAGTGTGGCGGTCTTTGTTCTCAGCGCTTCGTTTGCAGTGTGGACCCTTCTCAAGGCGACCCTCGGCATTCGTGTCAGTGTCCGGGAAGAGATCGAAGGCTTGGACATCGGCGAGCACGGCAACTCAGCCTATCCGGAGATGCTGAGTCGGAACCCCTGGCATTCGGCGGCCAATCTGGCCGGCAAAACGGAGTAATTTGATGAAGAAAATCGAAGCCATTGTGAGACCTGAAAAGGTTCAGGAAGTGCGGGTTGCCTTGGACCGCGCCGGTTGGTCAGGCCTGACCATCGAGGAAGTCGAGGGCCACGGCAAACAAAAAGGCATCACCCAGCAGTGGAGAGGGGAGTCTTACCAGATAGAACTCTTGCCCAAGTTCCGTATTGAGGTGGTGGTGCCGGATTCCGAGGTCGAAAAGATTATCGAGGTCATTTGTAAGGCAGCCAAGACCGGGTCAGTGGGGGACGGCAAAATCTTTGTCCTCGAGGTTCTGGACGCCGTTAGGATTCGTACAGACGAAAGGGGCGAAGCCGTCCTTTAGGTATTGTGTCCCCAAATTAAAGCTCCGGGGTTCGGAACGTTGCTGTCGTGGTGGGCGTTGCAGCGGGAAGACCCCGGAGTTTTTCTGCGTTAGAATGCCCTCGATGAAATTCCTGTTCCGATCCCTGCTTCTGGCCCTGCTGCTCAGCTCCTGCGCGCGGGGCCCCGCAAACACCGGCGCAATTACGCTGCGCTTCATGGATGCCCCCGACATCGGTGGCGCATGGGCGCAGCTGATTGACCGTTTTGAAGCCGCGCACGCGGATATCCATATCGAACTCATCGAGGGGCCTGCTTCCACCAATGCCCGTGAAGAGATTTACACCG of Candidatus Omnitrophota bacterium contains these proteins:
- a CDS encoding ammonium transporter — its product is MELQVMIDTVWVLVCAMLVFFMNLGFGCVEAGFCRTKNAVNILSKNFIVFAAATLSFYAIGWGLMFGDGNGFVGTQGLFGLAGADNSPAKEAAYQGVYSAISWAGVPLMAKFFFQLVFAGTAATIVSGCVAERIKYFSFIVFSFVIVGLIYPIVGHWIWGGGWLAEKGFLDFAGSTQVHSIGGWAGLVAIIVLGPRYGKYGADGSTRPIPGHNLPLATIGAFVLWLGWFGFNPGSTMAVDPGLISHICVTTNAAATTAMLLATVASTILLGKPDLGMSINGCLAGLVAITASCAFVSVPAAILIGAIAGVLVVVSVVGFDRMRIDDPVGALSVHLVCGVFGTLAVGIWALPELTGGSAGLFAGGGFALLGTQFLGVVSVAVFVLSASFAVWTLLKATLGIRVSVREEIEGLDIGEHGNSAYPEMLSRNPWHSAANLAGKTE
- a CDS encoding P-II family nitrogen regulator, translated to MKKIEAIVRPEKVQEVRVALDRAGWSGLTIEEVEGHGKQKGITQQWRGESYQIELLPKFRIEVVVPDSEVEKIIEVICKAAKTGSVGDGKIFVLEVLDAVRIRTDERGEAVL